The following are encoded together in the Salvia hispanica cultivar TCC Black 2014 chromosome 6, UniMelb_Shisp_WGS_1.0, whole genome shotgun sequence genome:
- the LOC125195225 gene encoding gibberellin 2-beta-dioxygenase-like: MVDIPVVDLSDAISAKKLIVEACKEFGFFKVINHGISRELVAMLESEAVNFFALPQHEKDRSGPPSPFGYGNTRIGPNGDTGWLEYLLLSAHPKLMFQKPHFSTISEPFWLVMGEYTSAVRQLLMGVLDDICEELGIGTALSRLIGDERSDSCFRVNHYPPCPALNKIGFGEHTDPQIMSVLRSCDAPGFQICLKNGSWASVQSDPNAFYFAVGDTLQVMTNGRFKSVKHRVVTNCIKSRLSMIYFGGPPLTEKIRPICSLMEEGEESMYKKFTWSEYKKSAYKSILGEDRLQRFHKNK; the protein is encoded by the exons ATGGTGGACATCCCCGTCGTAGATTTGTCAGACGCCATTAGTGCTAAGAAGCTAATAGTTGAAGCCTGTAAAGAGTTTGGATTTTTTAAGGTTATCAACCATGGAATCTCAAGGGAGCTGGTTGCCATGTTAGAATCCGAGGCTGTCAACTTCTTCGCACTACCCCAACATGAAAAGGACAGGTCCGGCCCTCCCAGCCCGTTCGGTTACGGTAACACTAGAATCGGGCCCAACGGTGACACAGGCTGGCTCGAATACCTCCTCCTCTCCGCCCACCCCAAACTCATGTTCCAAAAACCCCATTTTTCCACAATTTCAGAACCATTCTG GCTTGTGATGGGAGAGTACACCTCAGCTGTGAGGCAACTACTGATGGGTGTTCTCGATGATATTTGTGAGGAGCTGGGAATCGGTACTGCTCTAAGCAGGCTGATCGGGGACGAGAGAAGTGATTCGTGTTTCCGGGTGAATCACTATCCGCCGTGCCCAGCATTGAATAAGATCGGATTTGGTGAGCATACAGACCCTCAGATCATGTCTGTTTTGAGATCATGCGATGCTCCGGGCTTCCAAATTTGTCTCAAGAATGGTTCCTGGGCTTCCGTCCAATCTGACCCTAACGCATTCTACTTCGCTGTTGGAGATACTCTCCAG GTTATGACCAATGGGAGGTTTAAGAGTGTGAAGCATAGAGTGGTGACTAATTGCATCAAATCAAGGTTATCAATGATATATTTTGGAGGGCCACCATTGACCGAAAAGATTAGACCAATATGCTCATTAATGGAGGAAGGCGAAGAGAGCATGTATAAGAAATTCACTTGGTCCGAATACAAAAAATCAGCTTACAAGTCAATACTGGGTGAAGATAGGTTGCAGCGATTTCACAAAAACAAGTGA